Proteins from a single region of Caloramator sp. E03:
- the accD gene encoding acetyl-CoA carboxylase, carboxyltransferase subunit beta, translated as MWKDLFVKRKYATLKITQKDSERIDNISLDDIDVNMFTKCPSCGEILINMDLENNLKVCYKCNYHFRIGSKERINITFDKGSIEYFDNNMKSLNPLGFIDYSQKLKSLSKSLGINEAVVTGKAKINGYDLCFGVMEPNFIMGSMGSVVGEKLSRMFEKAIELNLPVVVFCASGGARMQEGMLSLCQMAKVSAAVKMHSNKGLLYISVITDPTTGGVTASFASLGDIIIAEPKATIGFAGRRVIEQTIKQKLPDEFQSAEFMLEHGFIDIIVERKKMKETLSNILKIHLGVKK; from the coding sequence ATGTGGAAGGATTTGTTTGTAAAAAGAAAATATGCAACCTTAAAAATTACACAAAAGGATTCTGAAAGAATAGATAATATATCTTTGGATGATATAGATGTTAATATGTTTACAAAATGTCCATCCTGTGGAGAGATACTTATAAATATGGATCTTGAAAACAATTTAAAGGTTTGTTATAAGTGTAATTATCATTTTAGGATAGGGAGTAAAGAGAGAATAAATATTACATTTGATAAGGGTTCAATTGAATATTTTGATAATAATATGAAAAGCTTAAATCCTTTGGGTTTTATAGATTATAGCCAAAAGTTGAAATCCCTTAGTAAATCTCTTGGTATAAATGAGGCTGTTGTTACTGGAAAGGCTAAAATAAATGGGTATGATTTATGTTTTGGAGTTATGGAGCCTAATTTTATAATGGGTTCTATGGGAAGTGTTGTTGGAGAAAAGCTCTCAAGGATGTTTGAAAAAGCAATAGAGCTTAACCTTCCAGTTGTTGTTTTTTGTGCTTCAGGTGGGGCAAGAATGCAAGAAGGAATGCTTTCATTGTGTCAAATGGCAAAGGTTAGTGCTGCTGTTAAAATGCATAGCAATAAAGGGCTTTTATACATTAGTGTAATTACTGACCCAACAACAGGTGGAGTTACTGCAAGCTTTGCTTCTCTTGGGGATATTATTATTGCAGAGCCTAAAGCTACCATAGGTTTTGCAGGAAGAAGAGTTATAGAGCAGACTATAAAGCAAAAACTTCCAGATGAATTCCAAAGTGCTGAATTTATGCTTGAACATGGTTTTATTGATATAATTGTCGAAAGAAAAAAAATGAAGGAAACACTCTCAAACATACTTAAAATTCATTTGGGGGTGAAAAAATGA
- a CDS encoding acetyl-CoA carboxylase carboxyltransferase subunit alpha, whose product MNDLQKQIKEIDEKISKINNFIKISGVDLSGEIEALKLKKIELIKALNPLSPWEIVQIARHKNRPNYKDYLDGMIDDFLELHGDRNYRDDCAIVGGIGFLKGFPVTFISHAKGKSIEENVKRNFGSPHPEGYRKALRLMKQAEKFKRPVICLIDTSGAYCGVGAEERGQGEAIARNLLEMSDLKTPIISVVIGEGGSGGALALGVADRVFMLENSIYSVISPEGCASILLKDATRANEAANYLKLTSKDLLELGIIDGIIKEPAGGAHNDVKETVKNVKETLIDSLNELVKYDIEDLTLKRYERIRNIGVYLE is encoded by the coding sequence ATGAATGATTTGCAAAAACAGATAAAAGAAATTGATGAAAAAATAAGTAAAATAAATAATTTTATAAAGATAAGCGGGGTAGATTTATCGGGAGAGATTGAAGCATTAAAGTTAAAAAAAATAGAACTTATAAAGGCTTTAAATCCATTAAGCCCCTGGGAGATAGTACAGATTGCAAGGCATAAAAACAGACCAAATTATAAAGATTATTTAGATGGAATGATAGATGATTTTTTAGAACTTCATGGTGATAGAAATTATAGGGACGATTGCGCTATTGTAGGAGGAATAGGGTTTCTTAAAGGTTTTCCAGTGACTTTTATAAGCCATGCAAAGGGAAAAAGTATAGAAGAAAATGTTAAAAGGAATTTTGGAAGTCCTCATCCGGAAGGATATAGGAAGGCATTGAGGTTAATGAAACAAGCAGAGAAGTTTAAAAGGCCTGTTATATGTTTAATCGATACTTCAGGGGCTTACTGTGGTGTAGGAGCCGAAGAGAGAGGACAGGGTGAAGCTATTGCAAGAAACCTTCTTGAGATGTCTGATTTAAAAACACCTATTATTTCAGTTGTTATAGGTGAAGGTGGAAGCGGTGGAGCTTTAGCTCTTGGAGTTGCTGATAGAGTGTTTATGCTTGAAAATTCTATATATTCAGTTATATCACCTGAAGGTTGTGCATCAATTCTCTTAAAGGATGCAACAAGGGCAAATGAAGCAGCAAATTATCTAAAACTTACATCAAAGGATCTTTTAGAGCTTGGAATTATAGATGGAATAATAAAAGAGCCTGCTGGTGGAGCTCATAACGATGTAAAAGAAACTGTAAAAAATGTAAAAGAAACTTTGATTGATTCTTTAAATGAACTTGTAAAATATGATATAGAAGATTTGACTTTAAAAAGATATGAAAGAATAAGGAATATAGGAGTATATCTTGAATAG
- a CDS encoding CtsR family transcriptional regulator, translating to MARLSDVIENFIKEMLERAENNYLEIQRNELANLFNCAPSQINYVLTTRFTVNRGYYIESKRGGGGCIKITKINMDKNNYIKEVIWNNIGDEITQQEGEGYINLFEERGFITSRESKLMKAVINDKTLNLPMDIRDIVRAQILKTMLITVIE from the coding sequence ATGGCAAGATTGTCTGATGTAATAGAGAATTTTATAAAAGAAATGCTTGAAAGAGCAGAAAATAATTATCTTGAAATTCAAAGAAATGAGCTTGCTAATCTTTTTAATTGTGCACCTTCACAAATAAATTATGTACTTACAACAAGGTTTACTGTAAATAGAGGGTATTATATTGAAAGTAAAAGAGGCGGCGGAGGATGTATTAAGATTACCAAAATAAATATGGATAAGAATAATTATATAAAGGAGGTAATTTGGAATAATATAGGTGACGAAATAACTCAACAGGAAGGAGAAGGTTATATCAACTTATTTGAAGAAAGAGGCTTTATAACTTCGAGGGAATCAAAACTTATGAAAGCAGTTATAAACGATAAGACTTTAAATTTACCAATGGATATAAGGGATATAGTAAGGGCGCAGATTTTAAAGACTATGCTTATTACTGTTATTGAATAA